A region of the Culex quinquefasciatus strain JHB chromosome 1, VPISU_Cqui_1.0_pri_paternal, whole genome shotgun sequence genome:
gcgtaaccctatcaaaagttataagcacttaagtgctatttatgcactttttgaaggccagatctcagatattttgatgaaaacgttatcCGGATCTTTCATGCgccctatctttggataggtaataaAAAGCACAAATTGGATTggagatctgactaccctatcataagttgtaagtacataagtgccctgcaacatgaaaatctgattacccaatctagtggtatgaataatgagtcaaattgataacACTGATAACACcgcccttttgtgtctatttttgatagcaccctttaaatttgaggaaggcaccaacctcctaagagtggattaagtaacgttttaaatttaaatagcttattttttgtttgattttttcaattttatttattttttaaattttttgaactttttaaatttttccaattttttaaagatttttcaattatttttaatttttttcagatttttaattttgtttgagttttttttaattgttatttttttttattttattttttcggaatttttaaattttttatgtttttaaatttttttattttttttttaaattttgtttttttttaattttttaattttattattatttttaaatttttttaaatttatttttactgttttttttaaatcttttaaatccttttaaatttttttgatttatttttttttaattttgtaatttttttaatttttttttgattttttatattaaaaaagaaacattttttttccgcgCATGATTCAGTTTTCCGTGCATCATTCCGTTTGCCGCAGTAGCAAACCAGCGGGTAGCAAATGGTACGTTCGCTTGAACAGCCGGtgtggcactgagtgccgcactcgtcggtgccagttttggttcaaacgaacatcacttttcagtgtgcatggaactcgcatgaaactgaaaaaatatcgagtgtggcactagagtttcagttctggagtttttttgaaaaggttcaataaaccaaattttcagttttttctttttgggtgtttttaatacccctgactcaaggtggtttcaaaaacacccaaaaagcaaaaactggaaatttggtttattggaccttttcaaaaaaaaactccagagttccaagatggcggtgaaacttgtgcggaactagcgcgagtttcttcaaacaaacactttgacagctctgagtgcggcactcagtgtggaaccagccctcaaacgaacgtaccaaaagtgaaatcccgaagaactgagagcaaatttgctaccgcgacaggtaccgcggtggggttgacgtcgggtgcaaatttgatttgcttcgatgtttgctacccgcgctggagatgcactatcGCCACCAATTAAGGTTTGAAATCTTCTTCGCAAACAAGCTATGCGtcaagaaacaaaacaaaaagacaaaacaaaatttgtcggGGTTGGCTTGTTTATAATGTTTAAACTTCGCAGAATGGGAACTTTTCGGACTAAATTAAGCGATTAGTTCATCGTTCAAGCTTACTCTCGGTTACACACCCAAAGCCATTACAGCTAAATATTGGTCAAAAAACTGCTGCGAGGGAGGGAGAGAAAGCGAGAGAGGTTTTATTTGTTGcaatttcatttgtttcaaaacatttatttctgTTTTCTCCACTCTGTCCTGCCAATCGGTTTTGGTTCCGGCCAACTTCCGACTGGACTCCGACCCTCGACTTCACGCGAGACGATAAAAACCCACCCATCAACACACTTCAGCACGCGACGACACAATCTCgttacactttttgttattgtttcatgctgtttttattttgctcttcatGCTTCTGCTGATAATTTGAGATgaattttgattgcaattttgtttttgcagtTGGTCTTTTTAATTGGTGTGAAATGCGAGCATTACGATtggttaatgattttttttcgtattttttgtcttttcggTTTACTACTTTTTGTGAGATTGATAGAAAGAAAAGCATAAAATTGTTAATGCTCCAAATACTAAACACAGATGATtgcattttatataaaaatagaTAAATCTGGTTGCTGACTAATATCGTTAAAGTTAAAAtcgttttaacaaaaatatatctTCCTAAACTCGCCTGCCCTTGGCGGCCGGTTTCGGCTTGTTGTGCAGCATCGTTTTACACTTGGGAATGTGTCGTTCGGCGGCCGTCTGGTTGAACCGCCGGGAGCAGTGCGGACACTGGACGTAGTCCGGATTCTCCgaaggtggtggcggcggcagaTCGGACAGCTTACCACCCTTGGCCAGATACGCCTTCATCTCTTTGGCCGCCCTGATGGCCGCGATAAATTCTTCGTGTTTCCTCCTCCAATCACCCTTGCCACCGGATGTGGCCGCGGCGGCATTCGATGCCGCTGGTCCGGAGATTGATTTTTTACTGCCGGAACTCGCCGCCACGCCAGTTTTCCCCTTCCGCAGGACGTACTTCTCGGCGTCGGTTCCCTGGACACGGTGCTTGGTCACGTCAAACACCTTCCGCTTCTTGCTCTTGGTCTTTCGGCAAATTTCCATGTGCTTGGCGACACGATCCTCGGCAAAGTTCCGTCCGCACACGGAGCAGCGAGCCATTCCGTCCGGCACGGGACCGTCGTCCATTGAAGCAATCGACGCAGACGTGACTGAAATGGCCGAAGCCTTTCTCGATCCAGAGGCCGCCATTCCGGTTGCGGACTTTCCGGTTGATGCGCGagactgcaaaaaaaaagttcgaattTAAAAGTGACAGTTGAAAATCATAATCAAGCGACGCCTACTTTGGCTGAACTTGGCTGGGAGCCACGTGGCGTCGAGGGGTTTGTCGCCGATGGGGGCGCCGCTGGAGGTGTCTTTTTCGGGGCTGCTGCGGGAGTGGCTTTCAGAGAGGTCGTCGTCGGGGTTCGTCCCGGGACCGGTTTCAGCTTCAAGCTGTTGACGTTCTGCGCTGGAACGGTGCCGTTGGTGGTGGCTGCGGCCCCGGGGGTGTTGAGTTTGCCAACGTTGGGCAGCTTCCGGGCGAGGAGCGTTCCGGTGGACAGCGCAAAGTCCTCATCGAAGGAGATTGTGTCTGGTagaaaataaattcatttttaaatctcAAAACGAGAGTTTCAACTTTCTATGGTGTTCAATTCTATTTGACGCTTCCTCCTCTCTtctgattttgtaattttgagaattttgacaatattgaaaatttcgagaattttgaaaattttaaagattatGAGAAtgtagaattttaaaactttagaattttagaattttagaattttagaatttaagaattttagaattttagaatcttagaattttagaattttagaatttgagaatttgagaattttagaattttagaattttagaattttagaattttagaattttagatttttagaattttagaattttagaattttagaattttagaattttaaattttaaattttagaattttaaattttaaattttaaattttaaattttaaattttaaattttaaattttaaattttagaattttaaattttagaattttaaattttaaattttagaattttagaattttagaattttagaattttaaattttagaattttaaattttagaattttagaattttaaattttaaattttaaattttaaattttagaattttaaattttaaattttaaattttaaattttaaattttagaattttaaattttaaattttaaattttaaattttaaattttaaattttagaattttaaattttagaattttagaattttaaattttaaattttaaattttaaattttaaattttagaattttagaattttagaattttagaattttagaattttagaattttagaattttagaattttaaattttaaattttagaattttaaattttaaattttagaattttagaattttaaattttaaattttaaattttagaattttaaattttaaattttaaattttagaattttagaattttagaattttagaattttaaattttaaattttagaattttagaattttagaattttaaattttaaattttagaattttaaattttagaattttaaattttaaattttaaattttagaattttagaattttaaattttaaattttagaattttaaattttagaattttaaattttagaattttagaattttaaattttaaattttaaattttagaattttaaattttaaattttagaattttagaattttaaattttaaattttaaattttaaattttaaattttaaattttaaattttaaattttaaattttaaattttaaattttagaattttaaattttagaattttagaattttaaattttaaattttagaattttagaattttaaattttagaattttaaattttaaattttaaattttaaattttagaattttaaattttaaattttaaattttagaattttagaattttaaattttagaattttaaattttagaaatttagaattttaaattttaaattttaaattttagaattttaaattttaaattttaaattttaaattttaaattttagaattttagaattttaaattttaaattttaaattttaaattttaaattttagaattttaaattttagaattttagaattttaaattttagaattttagaattttaaattttaaattttaaattttagaattttaaattttagaattttagaattttagaattttttaaattttagaattttaaattttaaattttaaattttagaattttaaattttagaattttaaattttagaattttagaattttagaattttagaattttaaattttaaattttaaattttaaattttaaattttaaattttaaattttagaattttagaattttaaattttaaattttaaattttaaattttaaattttagaattttaaattttagaattttaaattttaaattttaaattttaaattttaaattttaaattttaaattttaaattttaaattttaaattttagaattttagattttagaattttaaattttagaattttagaattttaaattttaaattttaaattttaaattttaaattttaaattttaaattttaaattttaaattttagaattttagaattttaaattttagaattttagaattttagaattttagaattttagaattttaaattttaaattttaaattttagaattttaaattttagaattttaaattttaaattttaaattttattttaaattttaaattttaaattttaaattttaaattttaaattttagaattttaaattttagaattttagaattttaaattttaaattttaaattttaaattttagaattttaaattttagaattttaaattttagaattttagaattttagaattttagaattttaaattttagaattttagaattttagaattttagaattttagaattttaaattttagaattttagaattttaaattttagaattttagaattttagaattttaaattttaaattttagaattttaaattttagaattttagaattttaaattttagaattttagaattttagaattttagaattttagaattttagaattttaaattttagaattttaaattttaaattttagaattttagaattttaaattttaaattttaaattttaaattttagaattttagaattttaaattttaaattttagaattttagaattttaaattttagaattttaaattttaaattttaaattttaaattttaaattttagaattttaaattttagaattttaaattttaaattttaaattttaaattttagaattttaaattttaaattttaaattttagaattttaaattttaaattttaaattttaaattttaaattttagaattttaaattttagaattttaaattttaaattttaaattttagaattttaaattttagaattttaaattttaaattttagaattttaaattttagaattttaaattttagaattttaaattttagaattttagaattttaaattttagaattttagaattttagaattttaaattttaaattttagaattttagaattttaaattttagaattttagaattttagaattttagaattttaaattttaaattttaaattttaaattttagaattttaaattttagaattttaaattttaaattttagaattttaaattttagaattttaaattttagaattttagaattttaaattttagaattttagaattttaaattttaaattttaaattttaaattttaaattttaattttagaattttagaattttaaattttagaattttaaattttagaattttaaattttagaattttagaattttagaattttagaattttttaaattttaaattttaaattttaaattttagaattttagaattttaaattttagaattttaaattttagaattttagaattttagaattttaaattttaaattttaaattttagaattttaaattttaaattttagaattttaaattttagaattttagaattttagaattttaaattttaaattttagaattttaaattttagaattttagaattttaaattttagaattttagaattttagaattttagattttaagaattttaaattttaaattttagaatttagaattttaaattttagaattttaaattttagaattttagaattttaaagaattttaaattttaaattttagaattttagaattttagaattttaaattttagaattttagaattttaaattttaaattttagaattttaaattttaaattttagaattttagaattttaaattttagaattttaaattttagaattttaaattttagaattttagaattttagaattttagaattttagaattttaaattttaaattttagaattttagaattttagaattttagaattttaaattttagaattttaaattttaaattttagaattttagaattttaaattttagaattttaaattttagaattttagaattttagaattttagaattttaaattttagaattttagaattttagaattttagaattttaaattttagaattttagaattttagaattttagaattttaaattttagaattttaaattttagaattttagaattttagaattttaaattttagaattttaaattttagaattttagaattttaaattttagaattttaaattttaaattttaaattttaaattttagaattttaaattttagaattttagaattttagaattttaaattttagaattttagaattttaaattttagaattttaaattttagaattttagaattttaaattttaaattttaaattttaaattttaaattttagaattttaaattttagaattttagaattttaaattttaaattttagaattttagaattttaaattttagaattttagaattttagaattttagaattttaaattttagaattttaaattttaaattttagaattttagaattttagaattttagaattttaaattttagaattttagaattttagaattttaaattttagaattttagaattttagaattttaaattttaaattttaaattttaaattttaaattttagaattttaaattttagaattttaaattttaaattttaaattttaaattttagaattttaaattttaaattttaaattttagaattttaaatttta
Encoded here:
- the LOC6039938 gene encoding serine-rich adhesin for platelets isoform X3 — protein: MAAQGPTTATPAVMTSRLTQMQMRFQQRQQQERDQRKVEMVSATKTVTTTSGNSSSSSSTIRSSATTAIHQSVTTSSAVQQQQDLSASLGAGKVRAMFEQRKAAGIDKSYPLQPIGQVVSKNGNTGAAPSKGAAATANGLNNKTRVPPISANTKARLARQHQQENGNGEVLGKSGGGASATFDDNENLLEDEKFPDTISFDEDFALSTGTLLARKLPNVGKLNTPGAAATTNGTVPAQNVNSLKLKPVPGRTPTTTSLKATPAAAPKKTPPAAPPSATNPSTPRGSQPSSAKSRASTGKSATGMAASGSRKASAISVTSASIASMDDGPVPDGMARCSVCGRNFAEDRVAKHMEICRKTKSKKRKVFDVTKHRVQGTDAEKYVLRKGKTGVAASSGSKKSISGPAASNAAAATSGGKGDWRRKHEEFIAAIRAAKEMKAYLAKGGKLSDLPPPPPSENPDYVQCPHCSRRFNQTAAERHIPKCKTMLHNKPKPAAKGRRV
- the LOC6039938 gene encoding serine-rich adhesin for platelets isoform X1, whose translation is MNNQLSSSASSSLLTRGTLINGAVSISLDDSWTGRSLLEVLNRTGSYDMRFQQRQQQERDQRKVEMVSATKTVTTTSGNSSSSSSTIRSSATTAIHQSVTTSSAVQQQQDLSASLGAGKVRAMFEQRKAAGIDKSYPLQPIGQVVSKNGNTGAAPSKGAAATANGLNNKTRVPPISANTKARLARQHQQENGNGEVLGKSGGGASATFDDNENLLEDEKFPDTISFDEDFALSTGTLLARKLPNVGKLNTPGAAATTNGTVPAQNVNSLKLKPVPGRTPTTTSLKATPAAAPKKTPPAAPPSATNPSTPRGSQPSSAKSRASTGKSATGMAASGSRKASAISVTSASIASMDDGPVPDGMARCSVCGRNFAEDRVAKHMEICRKTKSKKRKVFDVTKHRVQGTDAEKYVLRKGKTGVAASSGSKKSISGPAASNAAAATSGGKGDWRRKHEEFIAAIRAAKEMKAYLAKGGKLSDLPPPPPSENPDYVQCPHCSRRFNQTAAERHIPKCKTMLHNKPKPAAKGRRV
- the LOC6039938 gene encoding serine-rich adhesin for platelets isoform X4, whose product is MRFQQRQQQERDQRKVEMVSATKTVTTTSGNSSSSSSTIRSSATTAIHQSVTTSSAVQQQQDLSASLGAGKVRAMFEQRKAAGIDKSYPLQPIGQVVSKNGNTGAAPSKGAAATANGLNNKTRVPPISANTKARLARQHQQENGNGEVLGKSGGGASATFDDNENLLEDEKFPDTISFDEDFALSTGTLLARKLPNVGKLNTPGAAATTNGTVPAQNVNSLKLKPVPGRTPTTTSLKATPAAAPKKTPPAAPPSATNPSTPRGSQPSSAKSRASTGKSATGMAASGSRKASAISVTSASIASMDDGPVPDGMARCSVCGRNFAEDRVAKHMEICRKTKSKKRKVFDVTKHRVQGTDAEKYVLRKGKTGVAASSGSKKSISGPAASNAAAATSGGKGDWRRKHEEFIAAIRAAKEMKAYLAKGGKLSDLPPPPPSENPDYVQCPHCSRRFNQTAAERHIPKCKTMLHNKPKPAAKGRRV
- the LOC6039938 gene encoding serine-rich adhesin for platelets isoform X2, which gives rise to MKLKSLDYVDIIESFTNRYEHIVKKMRFQQRQQQERDQRKVEMVSATKTVTTTSGNSSSSSSTIRSSATTAIHQSVTTSSAVQQQQDLSASLGAGKVRAMFEQRKAAGIDKSYPLQPIGQVVSKNGNTGAAPSKGAAATANGLNNKTRVPPISANTKARLARQHQQENGNGEVLGKSGGGASATFDDNENLLEDEKFPDTISFDEDFALSTGTLLARKLPNVGKLNTPGAAATTNGTVPAQNVNSLKLKPVPGRTPTTTSLKATPAAAPKKTPPAAPPSATNPSTPRGSQPSSAKSRASTGKSATGMAASGSRKASAISVTSASIASMDDGPVPDGMARCSVCGRNFAEDRVAKHMEICRKTKSKKRKVFDVTKHRVQGTDAEKYVLRKGKTGVAASSGSKKSISGPAASNAAAATSGGKGDWRRKHEEFIAAIRAAKEMKAYLAKGGKLSDLPPPPPSENPDYVQCPHCSRRFNQTAAERHIPKCKTMLHNKPKPAAKGRRV